In the genome of Poecilia reticulata strain Guanapo linkage group LG16, Guppy_female_1.0+MT, whole genome shotgun sequence, one region contains:
- the cmtm6 gene encoding CKLF-like MARVEL transmembrane domain-containing protein 6, with the protein MANEVYTATTVSNPKAPFWLGPASEHLDMPRFGLKILEVLLSLVAFVLEETVSTCLSCSPLYFFEFVSCTAFLFTALLLFLLSTTLHSRVGISCWPKVDFLYTLLIAVLFFIASIVFAANNGKTTVESVAVAFGFLAMVAFILDFLVFLKVKGHPFQGAKAPPTTNGAVPPPEAEKLNGDANGKA; encoded by the exons ATGGCGAACGAAGTTTACACAGCGACGACGGTTTCTAACCCGAAGGCGCCGTTCTGGCTCGGCCCGGCGTCGGAGCATCTGGACATGCCGCGTTTCGGCCTGAAGATCCTGGAAGTG CTGCTGTCCCTGGTGGCCTTCGTCCTGGAGGAGACGGTGTCCACCTGCCTGAGCTGCTCTCCTCTTTACTTCTTTGAGTTTGTGAGCTGCACAGCCTTCCTCTTCACGgcgctgctcctcttcctcctgtccACCACGCTGCACAGCAGGGTGGGCATCAGCTGCTGGCCCAAAGTG GACTTCCTGTACACGCTCCTCATCGCCGTCTTATTCTTCATCGCCTCCATCGTGTTTGCAGCCAACAACGGCAAGACGACAGTGGAGTCCGTCGCCGTG GCGTTCGGCTTCCTGGCCATGGTGGCGTTCATCCTTGACTTCCTCGTCTTcctgaaggtcaaaggtcatcctTTCCAGGGCGCTAAGGCCCCGCCCACCACCAACGGCGCCGTTCCTCCGCCTGAGGCCGAGAAGCTGAACGGAGACGCCAACGGAAAGGCGTAG
- the LOC103477503 gene encoding copine-4-like, whose protein sequence is MSDVVQTAAGSLGLLSSSCLTKVELRLTCKGVSDRDALSRPDPCVVLNMQSHGRWMEVDRTEVIRSCVNPTYSKVFTLDFYFEEVQRLRFELFDINSHNGPKEADFLGSVECTLGQIVSQRNLSKALLRPGGTVGKTIITITAEELTGNDDYIELSFSARKLDDKDFFSKSDPFLELYRVNDDATMQLVYRTEVGDQNPQILQYFXNTSCLQHQRKYSSISAFQKTFHFQLIWFHSVCVNLDRNWDQDQDRNWNWNWNRNLDQDRNWDQDRNWNWNRNLDQDRNWNQNRNWDQDQDRNWNWNWNLDQDWNWNQNRNWDQDQDQDRNWDWNGNRNWDQDQNRNQNRNXLFYVAIDFTASNGDPRNSCSLHYIHPFRPNEYLKALVAVGEICQDYDRLCGSFWTCSGIQGVVEAYQACLPKLQLYGPTNIAPIIQKVAKSASQEVHTKEAMQYFILLILTDGVITDMADTREAIVQASHLPMSIIIVGIGNADFGDMQMLDGDDGILRSPKGEPVLRDIVQFVPFRNFKHASPAALAKSVLAEVPNQVVDYYNSKGIKPKVPSEYQSSRPFGP, encoded by the exons ATGAGCGACGTCGTGCAGACGGCGGCCGGCTCTCTGGGTCTGCTCAGCAGCTCCTGCCTCACCAAGGTGGAGCTGCGCCTCACCTGTAAGGGCGTCTCGGACCGGGACGCGCTGTCCAGGCCCGACCCCTGCGTCGTCCTCAACATGCAGTCCCACGGCCGGTGGATGGAG GTGGACCGGACCGAGGTGATCCGCAGCTGCGTCAACCCCACCTACTCCAAGGTCTTCAccttggacttttattttgaagaggtGCAGCGGCTGCGCTTCGAGCTGTTCGACATCAACAGCCACAACGGGCCGAAGGAGGCCGACTTCCTGGGCTCAGTGGAGTGTACGCTGGGACAG ATCGTCTCCCAGAGGAACCTGTCCAAAGCTCTGCTCCGACCCGGAGGAACCGTTGGGAAAACCATCATCACG atcaCAGCAGAGGAGCTGACGGGGAACGATGACTACATCGAGCTCTCCTTCAGCGCCAGGAAGCTGGACGACAAG GACTTTTTCAGTAAATCGGATCCGTTCCTGGAGCTCTACAGAGTGAACGACGACGCCACCATGCAGCTCGTCTACAGGACTGAGGTAGGAGATCAGAACCCACAGATACTTCAGTACTTCASTAATACTTCATGTTTACAGCATCAACGTAAATATTCATCAATATCTGCATTTCAGAAGACGTTTCACTTCCAGTTAATCTGGTTTCATTCGG tttgtgttAATCTG GACCGGAACtgggaccaggaccaggaccggAACTGGAACTGGAACTGGAACCGGAATCTGGACCAGGACCGGAACTGGGACCAGGACCGGAACTGGAACTGGAACCGGAATCTGGACCAGGACCggaactggaaccagaaccggaactgggaccaggaccaggaccggAACTGGAACTGGAACTGGAATCTGGACCAGGACTggaactggaaccagaaccggaactgggaccaggaccaggaccaggaccggAACTGGGACTGGAACGGGAACCGGAACtgggaccaggaccagaaccggaaccagaaccggaacYAGCTGTTTTAT GTGGCCATCGACTTCACGGCGTCTAACGGTGACCCCCGGAACAGCTGCTCCTTGCACTACATCCACCCCTTCCGGCCCAACGAGTACCTGAAGGCGCTGGTGGCCGTGGGCGAGATCTGCCAGGACTATGACAG ACTATGCGGGTCCTTTTGGACCTGCTCAGGTATCCAGGGTGTGGTGGAGGCGTACCAGGCCTGCCTACCCAAGCTGCAGCTCTACGGCCCCACCAACATCGCCCCCATCATCCAGAAGGTTGCCAAGTCTGCCTCGCAGGAGGTCCACACCAAAGAGGCCATG CAATACTTCATTCTGCTGATCCTGACTGACGGCGTCATCACCGACATGGCCGACACCAGGGAAGCCATCGTCCAGGCCTCCCATCTTCCAATGTCCATCATTATCGTCGGGATCGGGAACGCTGACTTCGGTGACATGCAGATGCTGGATGGGGATGACGGGATCCTGCGGTCGCCCAAAGGAGAACCCGTCCTCCGGGACATCGTCCAGTTTGTCCCCTTTCGCAATTTCAAACAT GCCTCTCCAGCTGCTCTGGCGAAGAGCGTCTTAGCAGAAGTGCCCAACCAGGTGGTTGACTACTACAACAGCAAGGGCATCAAGCCCAAAGTGCCCAGTGAATACCAGTCTTCCAGGCCGTTTGGCCCCTGA